The [Clostridium] celerecrescens 18A genomic sequence GTCCGGTCACCTTTAGGGTTTCGGCCTTTATTTCCGCCTGATCAAATTCCTTTGTATAGGCAAATACTGCCTGATCTCCATCCCGTTTCACCGTTTCTACGATTTCCTGGACCGTGTCGGCATATGCGCTGTAATTATTAGGATCTCTTTTTAACAGATCAGCAAGAATATTTTGTCTGGAAGTTTCGTTAAGTTTTACAATTCTCATCGGTTTTCCTCCTGCAGCAAGGTACGCAGATCATGGATCAGCTTTGTTATCCTGTCATTCTCCCGTTTCATACTTACCTGATTGACCACCATACGGGCGGATAAGGGGCAGATTTCCTCCAATACCGCAAGCCCGTTTTCCTTAAGGGTGGCACCTGTTTCCACAATGTCCACTATAACCTCGGAAAGCCCTACAATAGGCGCCAGCTCAATGGAGCCGTTAAGCTTTATGATTTCAACAGTCTGATGTTTTTTATTGTAAAAATAGTCCTTGGCAATCGCCGGATATTTGGTGGCTACACGAATCCTTTCATGATGCTTTAAAAGCTCTCCTGCCGATGGCGGGCCGCAGACACACATTCTGCAGGTTCCAATCCCCAGGTTCATGACCTCATAAAGCTTTCTTCCTTCTTCTAAAATGGTATCCTTTCCCACTATGCCAAGGTCAGCCGCCCCATACTCTACGTAGGTAGGCACATCACTGGCCTTCGCAAGAAAGAACCGAATTCCCAGCTCCTCGTTGGTGAAAATCAGCTTCCGGGAATCTTTATCCTTCATTTCTTCACAGGTGATCCCGATTTTTTCAAACATTTCAAGTGACTGTTTTGCAAGCCGCCCCTTTGCCAGGGCAAAAGTCAGATATCTCATACGTACCCCCGATTATTTTAAATATTCCGACAGAGGTATCTCATCTGTACGGTCCAGAATAAGGTTCATGACCTTTACGGAAAACCCGCTTTGGTCCAGATACAGCAGATTATTTAAATCCCGGCGCCTTGCATAAGCCTGATAGTCCTCAAGGGAACGGGCCGGATCCTTCCGCTGAAGCTGAACCGCCATGCCGGACTCCCGGAAATGGCTGGAAAGACGGATTGCATGTTCCCTGGCTTCTTTCTCATAAAGGATCATGGTGTTCACCAGATCAACCTTCATCTCGATCTTCTGCCGGGAAAGGGCCAGTAAAAGCTCATCCACCGAGATTCCGAATCCCACGGCAGGAGCATTTTTACCAAACTGTTCCAAAAGCTTATCGTATCTTCCGCCATTCACTACGTAATCCCCGGTCCCGTAGGTATAAGCCTTAAAAATAATGCCGGTGTAATACTGATACTGACTCAGCATGCCGAGGTCATAGGAAACGTAATCAGAAAGCCCATAACATTCAAGAATCCGGCTTACCTCTTCCAAGCGTTCAATCGCCTTTAGCGCCCGTGGATTGGAGGTCAGTTCCCTGGCAGCCTGGATCTGATCAAGGGATCCAAACAGTTCCGGAAGCTTTAAAAATACCTGTTTTAACTCCGCTTTAATAGGCTGTGCCATCACCAGTTCTTCTACACCAAAATAATTCTTATTTTCAATAAGCTCTCTTAAGGCCTCTTCCATATCCTCATCCATGCCGGCTTCTTCCATCAATCCTTTAAAGAAATCCACTTCACCTAATTCCACCTGGAATTCCGTTAATCCTGCTGCCTTTAAGGCCCTGATTACCATCGCAAGAATTTCTGCATCTGCATCCGGAGAATCGTCTCCGATAAACTCCACTCCTGTCTGGCTGGCTTCCTTAAGCCGGCCCTGATAGCTGGAATTATTGATAAAGGTTCTCTCGATATAACAAAGACGGATGGGCATATCCTCATCCAGAAAATATTTGGCCGCACATCTGGCTATGGCAGGCGTTTCATCCGGACGCAGCACCAAGGTTTGGTTATCCCTGTCAAAAAACTTAAACATCTCCTTTGCCTTGACACTTCCCCGGGACTCGTTGAAAATATCAAAAAATTCGAAGGTGGGAGTTTCAATGTCCTGATATCCGCACAGATGGAAAACCTTTAACATCTTCTCCTGTACAGCAGCCTTTCTCGTACACTCTACTCCATAGATATCCCGGACTCCATCCGGCGTATGTAACAGTTTATTTGCCATAATAACCTCCGTCTTCTGCTTCGATCTTCCATGATAAACCGCCAAAACATGCAGTGAAGAAAAATATTTTCACAGTTTATTATTTTATATCACTTTCTTGTAGTAAAGTGATAATTTGATAACGTATAGTCGATTATAGGGGAAAAAGCGTTTCTTGTCAATCTCTTCTATCCAAATCTTTCTGAATCAGTTCCAGGTAGTGGACGAAAATATCCCGTAACCTCCGTATCCGCCAGGTCTTATCCACCTCTTCATAGGTAAAGCTTTTCCGCCCGCCCTCTTCCATTCGTTTCCAGAACCGTTTCAGCTGGTCAAATGGGAGATAATAGATCTCATCCTTCTGAGTATAGGATAAAATGATAAAAGCAATTCCTCCCTGACTTTCAAACTCTTCCATAAAAGCAACTTGATGAGGATGGATGTTTTGAAGGGGAAATGTGCCAGCCGAACATTCCTTGGCATCAAAGCATACCGGAATCCCCTGAACAGCCCCGATATAATCCACTGTACTTTTCTGGTCGAAATAGGCCAGGGTGATGTGGCGGCTTTCCTTATCAATGGAAATCGGGGTGATCGGCGTCGGTATCTTCTGGATCAAAGCCAACCCTTTTTCCCGGTAGCTGTCATTGCTTCGGTTAATCAGATCTTCAAGAGCTGAACCTCTTAACCCTCTTGTATTCCAGGTTCCCATCTCTGCCTCCTATCTCCATTCCCTGCATATCTTGGAAAAGGTCTTTGGTAAAGGCGCATAAAAGGTGCGGCCAGATAAGTAGGCAAGCGGCTCCGGCAGTTTAGGGAATGTCACCTGATAAGAGTGTAGGAGCTGGGATTGAATGTGATAAAGCTTTTTTGCTTCCTCGTTAACCCTGCTGTCCCCATATTTATAGTCTCCTACGATCGGGTGTCCAATGGAGGATAAATGAGCACGGATCTGATGGGTACGTCCTGTAATCAGAGTGACCTTAAGGAGAGTGTATCCTTCCTGCCACTTTACCGGCTCATATTCCGTAACTATCGGAGCGCATCCGGGAACCTCCTGCTTATAGACTGTCACCTGATTGGTTGCTTCCGACTTGGTCAGATAGCCTGTGATCACCTGTTTATCTGAAATCTGCCCCTTTACCACGCACTGATAATACTTGTGGATGCTCCTGTCCTTAAAGGATGCTGACATGAGCTGAAGGCCTGGGAGCGACTTTCCTCCCACCACCAGGCCGCTGGTGTTCCGGTCCAGACGGTTGCACACGGAAGGCCGAAAGCTCCTTAACTGATCTTTGGATAGCTGTCCGCTCGAAACCAGATAATCGATCATGTATTCCACCATGGATTCATCCGACTCTTTAGCTTTCTGGGAGAGCATGCCTGCAGGCTTATTTACCAAAAGTATGTGCTCATCCTCATAAATAATGTTTAATGATACTTTTTTTACCTCCTGAAGCTTTACCTGGGAAAACTTTTCAATGGTTTCATCAGAGAGAAAAAGTTTGACCTCATCTCCTTCTGCAAGCTTTTCCGAGCCTTCACATTTCCTGCCGTTTAAGGTGATGTTCTTCTTTCTCATCATCTTATAGAGAAAGCTCTTTTCTGCAAGGTTTAAATATTTGGAAAGCAGCTTATCAAGGCGCTGCCCTGCTTCATTTTTCGATACAATCAATGACTGCATGTTTTATCCTTTCCATATTACTACCATGTATTTTGGACAGGCCCACCCCGCTTTATCGGGTGTAAAGGTATACCAGAAAGGTATTTCTGTCCTGCCGGTTACATGGATAAGCTTTTTAACAACGTAACACCACGCTCCACGCTGCCGTCATCCTTGTACTCTGCTTCCGGTCTCAGATTGGAAAGGCAATTGAAAAATTCCTCTTCATCCAGAATGAGCCTTATATCCAGCTTTACCTGATGGCTGAGGAACATATCCTTAAAAAAACACTCTGCTTTTCCTGTGTCCTGTTTTCTGGCTGAACAGTAAGCATAGATGCCGGTTGGATGAACCGCAGCCACATCCACCGGCATGACCGCATCCCTTGAGGTGATGATCAGATCGTAAAGCATTCTGCTTTTTCCTTCATGGGAACATGCTTTTTTATAGAGTTCCTGGTTCAGCGTTTTGTATTTCCATGAGGCCAAAAGGGGGGATGCCCAATTGGCCATCGGAAGGACGGATAGAATGGCTGTAACCGTCAGGATATTTTTAAAGGATGAGCTGTCTGCCATTGTACGGGCCAATAGCTGTATGAGTATCAGGGCCGCCCCGGCAAGGACTTTCCCTAATTCTGTTCTTTTATGATAATTACGGTAACCGTACTGTCCCTTCCTGTATCGTTTCACTTTTATATTCCTCTTCCTTTGCCTTCTGGATATTCGTAATCCATTCGCTACTTGCTCACAGCGTGCCCCTCTTCACCAGACATAACCTCATAGCTGATATTGCAGCTTGTCAGAAAGGGCTTACACCCTTCTGACACAAGCAATTCCCAATCACCCCTTCTGCCTTTTCGGCATTCAAAGCGTGGGACTTACTTGATGAGGTTAAATAGTCTTCATAAGTCCCTTCATAATACGAAAGATCACGGAGTGTGGAATTGTGTTGCACATAAGCCGGAAAGACTTCATGGTGGTTCCATATACAGAAACCGGACGCCCCATCATGCTGTCCCGCAAAGCAATGCGCACCACTTTCTTGGGATCAGCCATGACGATCCTCTTATAAAGAGGGATCTTTCCTGTGGTTTCCGCAATATCGAAAAATTCGGTTTTCACTGGTCCCGGGCATACCGCCGTCACATAAATTCCCTTTTGCTTCAATTCTTCATTCAGCGCCCTGCTGTAACTTAACACAAAGGATTTTGTAGCCGCATAAATGGCAAATCCGGGTTGGGGCAGAAAGGAAGCAGCAGAGGAAAACTGTATGATGCGGCTGTTCTTTGACATATAGGGAAGGACCATATGAGTCACAGCACAAAGGGCTTCGCAGTTTAATTCCACCATGCCCATCTCATCCCCTATATTTATGCTCCCCACGGCGCCGATTTTTCCATAACCTGCCGCGTTGATTAACCACTTTACCTCTGGCTTTTCTTTCGCCAGGATATCCTCTAAGCTCATCAGTTTGCTTTTATCCGTCAGGTCAATGGCAAAGGTCCGGACCTTAACCGGAACATGAGGGGACAGCTCTTCCAGCCGGTCTTCCCTTCTGGCGATGGCCCATATTTCCCCAATCCCATTAAAACGGTCAGCAATCTGCATGATAAATTCTCTTCCCATGCCGGAAGACGCACCTGTTACAATGGCAATCTTCATAATCGTTCCCTTCTTTTTTATTATTTTTGCCTGCATATCTGGGGCAGAGCCCACCCCGCTTTTTTCGGATGTGAATATACCCGAAGGGTATACTTTGAATACAGGATTATTTTTTACCTGCTTTTTTATGGATGTTCCTAATGGTCTTTTTCTTTTGCTCCCGACGATCTTTTGTCTCTGAAGCCGCCCCTCTTTTCCCGCTGCCAGGATTCTTCCCTGTTTTATTCTCTGAGAAACCTCCTGGTGAACCTGTCTTCGGACGGATTAAGCATTTTTTATCATACCCGATCAAATCGGTGCGGCCTGCCAGTCTTAATGCCTCGGAAACCAATTCATAGTTTTTCGGATTCCGATACTGGATAAGCGCTCTTTGCATGGCCTTTTCATGAGGATTGACCGGTACATATACCTTTTCCATGGTACGGGGATCATATCCCGTGTAATACATACAGGTGGATATGGTGGAAGGGGTAGGATAAAAGTCCTGGACCTGTTCCGGCATATATCCCAAATCCCGTAAATATTCTGCAAGCTCCACGGCTTCCGAAAGTCCGGAGCCTGGATGGGATGACATTAAATAGGGAACCAGATACTGTTTCATACCAAGCCGCCCATTCATGTCCTTATATTCCTTTACAAACTGGCGATATACCTGATTTTGGGGCTTTCCCATTTTTGAAAGCACCTTGTCCGATACATGCTCCGGGGCCACCTTTAGCTGTCCGCTGACATGGTACTGACAAAGCTCTTTTAAAAACTTTTTCCCGGGATCCGCCAGCACATAATCAAACCGGATGCCAGAACGGATGAATACCTTTTTCACCTTTGGCAGGCTTCTTAGCTTTCTCAGTAACTCGATATAATCCGAATGGTCCGCTTTCAGATTTTTGCATGGTTCCGGGAACAGGCACTGCCGGTTGGAGCAAGCCCCTTTTGTCATCTGTTTTTCACAGGCCGGGTATCTGAAATCCGCTGTGGGTCCTCCTACGTCATGGATATATCCCTTAAAGTCCGGTTCCTCTGTTAAAAGCTTTGCCTCATCCAGAAGGGAATTATGGCTTCTTGCTTGTATAATCCTGCCCTGATGAAAGGTAAGAGCACAGAAACTGCAGGCGCCAAAGCACCCCCGGTTGCTGATCAGACTGAATTTAATTTCACGGATGGCCGGAACTCCTCCAAGCTCCTCATAGGAAGGATGGTAATTTCTCATATAAGGAAGAGCATAAACCTCATCCATTTCCTCCATGGAAAGAGGCTTGGCCGGAGGATTCTGAACAACAAACAGATTGTCTTTATATGGCTCCACCAGACGCTTTCCGGTAAATGGGTCCGTATTATTATATTGAATGTAATAGCTTTTTGCGTATTCTTGTTTTTCAGCCTTCATTTTATCAAAAGAAGGAAGGATCTGGGCATCATATACGGATTCCAGGCTGTCCGTCTTATAGACTGTGCCATCGATAAAAGTGATATCCTTGATGTCGATCCCGCTATTCAATGCGTCTGCAATTTCCACAATGGACTTTTCCCCCATCCCATAGGAAATTAAGTCCGCCTGGGAATCAATCAGAATGGAATGCTTTAACCGGTCCGACCAGTAATCGTAATGAGCCAGACGCCTTAAGCTGGCTTCAATGCCGCCGATAATGACAGGCGCTTTCCTATATGCGGACCGGATCAGATTACAG encodes the following:
- the hisG gene encoding ATP phosphoribosyltransferase, with amino-acid sequence MRYLTFALAKGRLAKQSLEMFEKIGITCEEMKDKDSRKLIFTNEELGIRFFLAKASDVPTYVEYGAADLGIVGKDTILEEGRKLYEVMNLGIGTCRMCVCGPPSAGELLKHHERIRVATKYPAIAKDYFYNKKHQTVEIIKLNGSIELAPIVGLSEVIVDIVETGATLKENGLAVLEEICPLSARMVVNQVSMKRENDRITKLIHDLRTLLQEENR
- the hisZ gene encoding ATP phosphoribosyltransferase regulatory subunit; translated protein: MANKLLHTPDGVRDIYGVECTRKAAVQEKMLKVFHLCGYQDIETPTFEFFDIFNESRGSVKAKEMFKFFDRDNQTLVLRPDETPAIARCAAKYFLDEDMPIRLCYIERTFINNSSYQGRLKEASQTGVEFIGDDSPDADAEILAMVIRALKAAGLTEFQVELGEVDFFKGLMEEAGMDEDMEEALRELIENKNYFGVEELVMAQPIKAELKQVFLKLPELFGSLDQIQAARELTSNPRALKAIERLEEVSRILECYGLSDYVSYDLGMLSQYQYYTGIIFKAYTYGTGDYVVNGGRYDKLLEQFGKNAPAVGFGISVDELLLALSRQKIEMKVDLVNTMILYEKEAREHAIRLSSHFRESGMAVQLQRKDPARSLEDYQAYARRRDLNNLLYLDQSGFSVKVMNLILDRTDEIPLSEYLK
- a CDS encoding Holliday junction resolvase RecU; its protein translation is MGTWNTRGLRGSALEDLINRSNDSYREKGLALIQKIPTPITPISIDKESRHITLAYFDQKSTVDYIGAVQGIPVCFDAKECSAGTFPLQNIHPHQVAFMEEFESQGGIAFIILSYTQKDEIYYLPFDQLKRFWKRMEEGGRKSFTYEEVDKTWRIRRLRDIFVHYLELIQKDLDRRD
- a CDS encoding RluA family pseudouridine synthase; amino-acid sequence: MQSLIVSKNEAGQRLDKLLSKYLNLAEKSFLYKMMRKKNITLNGRKCEGSEKLAEGDEVKLFLSDETIEKFSQVKLQEVKKVSLNIIYEDEHILLVNKPAGMLSQKAKESDESMVEYMIDYLVSSGQLSKDQLRSFRPSVCNRLDRNTSGLVVGGKSLPGLQLMSASFKDRSIHKYYQCVVKGQISDKQVITGYLTKSEATNQVTVYKQEVPGCAPIVTEYEPVKWQEGYTLLKVTLITGRTHQIRAHLSSIGHPIVGDYKYGDSRVNEEAKKLYHIQSQLLHSYQVTFPKLPEPLAYLSGRTFYAPLPKTFSKICREWR
- a CDS encoding O-linked GlcNAc transferase-like protein, which translates into the protein MKRYRKGQYGYRNYHKRTELGKVLAGAALILIQLLARTMADSSSFKNILTVTAILSVLPMANWASPLLASWKYKTLNQELYKKACSHEGKSRMLYDLIITSRDAVMPVDVAAVHPTGIYAYCSARKQDTGKAECFFKDMFLSHQVKLDIRLILDEEEFFNCLSNLRPEAEYKDDGSVERGVTLLKSLSM
- a CDS encoding SDR family NAD(P)-dependent oxidoreductase, coding for MKIAIVTGASSGMGREFIMQIADRFNGIGEIWAIARREDRLEELSPHVPVKVRTFAIDLTDKSKLMSLEDILAKEKPEVKWLINAAGYGKIGAVGSINIGDEMGMVELNCEALCAVTHMVLPYMSKNSRIIQFSSAASFLPQPGFAIYAATKSFVLSYSRALNEELKQKGIYVTAVCPGPVKTEFFDIAETTGKIPLYKRIVMADPKKVVRIALRDSMMGRPVSVYGTTMKSFRLMCNTIPHSVIFRIMKGLMKTI
- a CDS encoding YgiQ family radical SAM protein, giving the protein MMHDYLPMSRADMNIRGWKQCDFIYVTGDAYVDHPSFGHAIISRLLEAHGYKVGIISQPDWKDRASIQVLGEPRLGFLVSGGNMDSMVNHYSVSKKRRQQDAYTPGGVMGKRPDYAVTVYCNLIRSAYRKAPVIIGGIEASLRRLAHYDYWSDRLKHSILIDSQADLISYGMGEKSIVEIADALNSGIDIKDITFIDGTVYKTDSLESVYDAQILPSFDKMKAEKQEYAKSYYIQYNNTDPFTGKRLVEPYKDNLFVVQNPPAKPLSMEEMDEVYALPYMRNYHPSYEELGGVPAIREIKFSLISNRGCFGACSFCALTFHQGRIIQARSHNSLLDEAKLLTEEPDFKGYIHDVGGPTADFRYPACEKQMTKGACSNRQCLFPEPCKNLKADHSDYIELLRKLRSLPKVKKVFIRSGIRFDYVLADPGKKFLKELCQYHVSGQLKVAPEHVSDKVLSKMGKPQNQVYRQFVKEYKDMNGRLGMKQYLVPYLMSSHPGSGLSEAVELAEYLRDLGYMPEQVQDFYPTPSTISTCMYYTGYDPRTMEKVYVPVNPHEKAMQRALIQYRNPKNYELVSEALRLAGRTDLIGYDKKCLIRPKTGSPGGFSENKTGKNPGSGKRGAASETKDRREQKKKTIRNIHKKAGKK